A window of Gemmatimonadota bacterium contains these coding sequences:
- a CDS encoding response regulator, producing the protein MPPTHHAPRPDRPRTPLGLWRALPFTAQLLVIGMLVGLSWFLASRADAERQQDAALARNADLVRLQRAEVLTSRLGRTLTEMSRDERAYLLLGDARFIAHFEMDSIDFELDAARLLETNASAVVEAHLQEVRDRLALWRDSAVAPDLARRASGGAAAFDAPGAARDGLWRSIALTDRLLDAQRDLEQVIREQVQSTEILADEAATRDELSTFLTSTGGLVVLLLLLTLLMRLVAATLDQVVTAARAIDAGRYSEVRFPDADTAPNREMAVLARTFGALAASTEQRERQLKEDVVRLKELERLKRDFVSTVSHELRTPLTSMRGAIGLILAGKAGEVPPKAKELLQIGMTNTERLIRLINDILDVEKMDAGESPLRREPLRLRPIVEQTLGTLEAFAREHDVTVTLTSGPVDADLLGDPDRITQVLTNLVSNAVKFSPAGASVDVALAPEAEGIAIRVRDRGPGIPAEFAPRIFGRFQQAGGADQRRSGGTGLGLNIARGIVEQHGGRIGFEAADGGGTTFTVWLPALEVRTAEVPAPIDPRRAVLLIEDDASMREVLIALVSPIARPIAVASGEAAFELLEHEVVAAIILDLELPGMDGFTFSRKLRQDPRLRKLPTLLFSAREYSAEELRQSGIRAADAYVKTRDSEAVLVERLKKEIAAAR; encoded by the coding sequence ATGCCCCCGACGCACCACGCCCCCCGACCGGACCGCCCTCGGACGCCACTCGGACTCTGGCGCGCGCTCCCCTTCACCGCGCAGCTGCTGGTGATCGGCATGCTCGTCGGGCTGTCCTGGTTCCTCGCCTCCCGGGCCGACGCGGAGCGGCAGCAGGACGCCGCCCTCGCGCGCAACGCCGACCTCGTGCGGCTCCAGCGGGCCGAGGTGCTGACGAGCCGGCTCGGGCGCACCCTGACGGAGATGTCGCGGGACGAGCGGGCCTACCTCCTCCTGGGGGATGCGCGGTTCATCGCACACTTCGAGATGGACAGCATCGATTTCGAACTCGACGCCGCCCGTCTGCTCGAGACGAACGCCTCCGCCGTCGTCGAGGCCCACCTGCAGGAGGTGCGCGACCGTCTCGCCCTCTGGCGCGACTCGGCGGTCGCCCCCGACCTCGCCCGGCGCGCGAGCGGTGGCGCCGCCGCCTTCGATGCGCCCGGCGCGGCCCGCGACGGACTCTGGCGCAGCATCGCGCTCACGGACCGGCTGCTCGACGCGCAGCGCGACCTCGAGCAGGTGATCCGGGAACAGGTGCAGTCCACCGAGATCCTCGCCGACGAGGCCGCCACCCGGGACGAGCTGAGCACCTTCCTCACCTCGACCGGTGGCCTCGTCGTCCTGCTGCTCCTGCTCACCCTGCTGATGCGCCTGGTCGCGGCGACGCTCGACCAGGTCGTCACCGCCGCGCGCGCGATCGACGCCGGCCGGTACTCGGAAGTCCGCTTCCCCGACGCCGACACCGCGCCCAACCGCGAGATGGCGGTGCTCGCTCGTACCTTCGGGGCCCTCGCCGCCTCGACCGAGCAGCGGGAGCGCCAGCTCAAGGAGGACGTGGTCCGCCTGAAGGAGCTCGAGCGGCTCAAGCGCGACTTCGTGTCGACCGTGAGCCACGAACTGCGCACGCCCCTCACCTCCATGCGTGGCGCGATCGGCCTGATCCTGGCGGGCAAGGCGGGCGAGGTCCCGCCCAAGGCGAAGGAACTGCTCCAGATCGGGATGACCAACACCGAACGGCTCATCCGTCTCATCAACGACATCCTCGACGTCGAGAAGATGGATGCGGGCGAGTCGCCGCTGCGCCGCGAACCGCTCCGACTCCGTCCGATCGTGGAACAGACGCTCGGGACGCTGGAGGCGTTCGCCCGCGAGCACGACGTGACGGTCACCCTCACCAGCGGCCCCGTCGACGCCGACCTGCTCGGCGATCCGGACCGGATCACGCAGGTGCTGACGAACCTCGTCTCGAATGCCGTGAAGTTCTCGCCGGCCGGCGCGAGCGTGGATGTCGCCCTCGCGCCGGAAGCCGAGGGCATCGCCATCCGCGTACGCGACCGTGGCCCGGGGATCCCGGCGGAGTTCGCGCCGCGCATCTTCGGGCGCTTCCAGCAGGCGGGCGGCGCCGACCAGCGTCGGAGCGGCGGCACGGGGCTCGGCCTCAACATCGCGCGCGGCATCGTGGAGCAGCATGGCGGACGCATCGGGTTCGAGGCCGCCGACGGCGGGGGGACGACGTTCACCGTCTGGCTCCCGGCGCTGGAGGTGCGCACCGCGGAGGTGCCCGCGCCCATCGACCCGCGGCGGGCCGTGCTCCTGATCGAGGACGATGCCTCGATGCGCGAGGTGCTCATCGCCCTCGTCTCCCCCATCGCGCGCCCCATCGCCGTCGCGAGCGGCGAGGCCGCCTTCGAGCTCCTCGAGCACGAGGTCGTCGCCGCGATCATCCTCGACCTCGAGCTGCCGGGAATGGACGGCTTCACCTTCTCACGGAAGCTCCGACAGGACCCGCGCCTCCGGAAGCTCCCCACCCTGCTCTTCTCGGCCCGTGAGTACTCGGCCGAGGAGCTGCGGCAGTCGGGCATCCGCGCCGCGGACGCCTATGTGAAGACGCGCGACTCCGAGGCGGTGCTCGTCGAGCGGCTCAAGAAGGAGATCGCCGCCGCGCGGTGA
- the pyk gene encoding pyruvate kinase, with amino-acid sequence MGPASANPDVIRKLMLAGMNVARLNFSHGTHEAHARTVATIRGIAQELGKPVAILGDLQGPRIRIGLLKEPRQLVEGDALVLAPEEVATGDEIPVTYDDIAKDVQKGGTILVDDGLLSMQVTGIDGVRVAVKVRYGGLLKSNKGMNLPGIDVSAPSLTEKDRADIPFAIEQDLDYLALSFVRRPEDIEELRALLPKGMLIVAKIEKDSALARIEDILKVTDAVMVARGDLGVELPFEEVPLQQKRIIGLAARYGRPVITATQMLESMIQNPRPTRAEASDVANAILDGTDAVMLSAETAAGLHPVLAVEAMRRIASAAEEAPVLRGQGIDRVTPGSASVEETIASATVTAVRLLGAQTIVVISKSGASARVVAARRPGVRIVCLTDNQRTYRQLAMVWGVVPLLVPHCDTYEQMAAIARAKLVEHGFARPGDRIVVTAGVPFDTPGTTNQLKVETV; translated from the coding sequence ATGGGTCCCGCGTCGGCCAACCCCGACGTGATCCGCAAGCTCATGCTCGCCGGCATGAACGTCGCGCGCCTCAACTTCTCGCATGGCACGCATGAGGCGCACGCGCGCACGGTCGCGACCATCCGCGGCATCGCGCAGGAGCTCGGCAAGCCGGTCGCGATCCTCGGCGACCTGCAGGGGCCGCGCATCCGCATCGGCCTGCTCAAGGAGCCGCGGCAGCTGGTCGAGGGTGACGCGCTCGTGCTCGCCCCCGAGGAGGTCGCCACCGGCGACGAGATCCCCGTCACGTACGACGACATCGCCAAGGACGTGCAGAAGGGCGGCACCATCCTCGTCGACGACGGCCTCCTCTCGATGCAGGTGACCGGCATCGATGGCGTCCGCGTCGCGGTGAAGGTGCGCTATGGGGGGCTCCTCAAGTCGAACAAGGGGATGAACCTCCCCGGCATCGACGTCTCGGCCCCCTCGCTCACCGAGAAGGACCGCGCCGACATCCCGTTCGCAATCGAGCAGGACCTCGACTATCTCGCGCTCTCGTTCGTGCGGCGCCCCGAGGACATCGAGGAACTCCGCGCGCTGCTCCCCAAGGGGATGCTCATCGTCGCGAAGATCGAGAAGGACTCGGCGCTCGCGCGCATCGAGGACATCCTCAAGGTCACCGACGCGGTGATGGTCGCCCGCGGCGACCTCGGCGTGGAACTGCCGTTCGAGGAGGTCCCGCTGCAGCAGAAGCGGATCATCGGGCTCGCGGCGCGCTACGGACGTCCGGTGATCACCGCGACGCAGATGCTCGAGTCGATGATCCAGAACCCGCGGCCGACGCGCGCCGAGGCGAGCGACGTGGCCAACGCGATCCTCGACGGCACCGACGCCGTGATGCTCTCGGCCGAGACCGCGGCCGGACTGCATCCGGTGCTCGCCGTCGAGGCGATGCGCCGCATCGCGAGCGCGGCGGAGGAAGCGCCGGTGCTGCGCGGGCAGGGGATCGACCGCGTGACGCCGGGCTCGGCCTCGGTCGAGGAGACGATCGCCTCGGCGACGGTGACCGCGGTGCGCCTGCTCGGCGCCCAGACGATCGTGGTCATCAGCAAGAGCGGCGCCTCGGCGCGCGTCGTCGCGGCGCGGCGGCCGGGTGTGCGCATCGTCTGCCTCACGGACAACCAGCGCACCTATCGGCAGCTCGCGATGGTGTGGGGGGTCGTCCCGCTCCTCGTGCCGCACTGCGACACCTACGAGCAGATGGCGGCGATCGCCCGCGCCAAGCTGGTCGAGCACGGCTTCGCCAGGCCGGGCGACCGGATCGTCGTGACCGCGGGCGTGCCGTTCGACACGCCCGGCACGACCAACCAGCTCAAGGTGGAGACGGTGTGA
- the tal gene encoding transaldolase encodes MTPTPLHALHAAGQSIWLDYIDRSMLGSGELPRRIRDDALTGMTSNPTIFEKALATGTAYDAQLTAHAGTMGAWALFELVETDDVRVACDAFAGVYAASGRTDGYVSIEVSPGSAHDAAATIEEAHRLWKAVDRPNVMIKVPGTPEGCIALRRLIADGLNVNVTLLFAVDAHARVIEAYLAGLEDRAARGGDLSHVASVASFFVSRVDNAIDARLESLAAAGTIGADRLAALRGKAAIANAKRAYRLFRERFSGPRWAALASKGAQLQRPLWASTSTKNPAYRDVLYVEELVGPDTVNTMPPVTLEAYRDHGITRRSVDADLAAADAVLDELAGLGIALDAVTDQLLAEGLASFRKSFDTLIAGIETKTAALAK; translated from the coding sequence ATGACCCCGACGCCGCTCCACGCCCTGCACGCCGCCGGCCAGTCCATCTGGCTCGACTACATCGACCGCAGCATGCTCGGCAGCGGCGAGCTGCCACGCCGCATCCGCGACGACGCCCTCACCGGGATGACGTCCAATCCGACGATCTTCGAGAAGGCGCTGGCGACCGGGACCGCCTACGACGCGCAGCTCACGGCGCACGCGGGCACCATGGGGGCATGGGCGCTCTTCGAGCTCGTCGAGACCGACGATGTGCGCGTGGCGTGCGACGCCTTCGCCGGCGTGTACGCGGCCTCGGGCCGCACCGACGGGTATGTCTCCATCGAGGTCTCGCCCGGCTCGGCGCACGACGCGGCGGCGACGATCGAGGAGGCGCACCGCCTGTGGAAGGCGGTCGACCGGCCCAACGTGATGATCAAGGTCCCCGGCACGCCCGAGGGCTGCATCGCGCTCCGACGCCTCATCGCCGACGGCCTCAACGTGAACGTGACCCTGCTCTTCGCCGTCGACGCCCACGCGCGCGTCATCGAGGCGTACCTCGCGGGCCTGGAGGACCGGGCGGCGCGCGGCGGCGACCTCTCGCACGTCGCCTCGGTCGCCTCGTTCTTCGTGAGCCGGGTGGACAATGCGATCGACGCGCGGCTCGAGTCGCTCGCGGCCGCGGGCACGATCGGCGCCGACCGGCTCGCGGCGCTCCGCGGGAAGGCCGCCATCGCCAACGCCAAGCGGGCCTACCGTCTCTTCCGCGAGCGGTTCAGCGGGCCCCGGTGGGCGGCCCTGGCGTCGAAGGGAGCGCAGCTCCAGCGGCCGCTTTGGGCGAGCACGAGCACCAAGAACCCGGCCTACCGCGACGTCCTCTACGTCGAAGAGCTCGTCGGTCCCGACACGGTGAACACGATGCCGCCGGTGACGCTGGAGGCGTATCGCGACCACGGCATCACGCGGCGGTCGGTCGACGCGGATCTCGCCGCGGCCGACGCGGTCCTCGACGAGCTCGCCGGGCTGGGCATCGCGCTCGACGCGGTGACCGACCAGCTGCTGGCCGAGGGACTCGCCTCGTTCCGGAAGTCGTTCGACACGCTCATCGCCGGTATCGAGACGAAGACCGCCGCCCTGGCGAAGTAA
- a CDS encoding MBL fold metallo-hydrolase translates to MRLTFLGTGTSFGVPQVGCGCAVCRSEDPRDKRMRIGAIVEGKGTRLLLDTPPELRLQLIAAGVDRVDAVLFTHDHADHTHGIDDVRPLSVRGGALPMYGPAETLVALKHRFPYVFDSTVKPIPGTSKPEGALHALQAGVPVLIGQLAVTPVEVPHGRARVFGYRIGPLAYVTDAKDLPAEAIEVLRGAEVLVLNALFRRPHPTHLSVSEAVAAARRVGAARTYLIHLTHETAHADLEAELPPDIRPAYDGLTVEIPDA, encoded by the coding sequence GTGAGGCTCACCTTCCTCGGCACGGGGACCTCGTTCGGCGTCCCGCAGGTGGGATGCGGGTGCGCGGTGTGCCGGTCGGAGGATCCGCGCGACAAGCGGATGCGCATCGGCGCGATCGTCGAGGGGAAGGGGACGCGCCTCCTCCTCGACACGCCGCCCGAGCTGCGGCTGCAGCTCATCGCGGCCGGCGTCGACCGCGTCGACGCAGTGCTCTTCACGCACGACCATGCTGACCACACGCACGGCATCGACGACGTGCGCCCGCTGTCGGTGCGGGGGGGCGCGCTGCCGATGTACGGCCCCGCCGAGACGCTGGTCGCGCTCAAGCACCGCTTCCCGTACGTGTTCGACTCGACGGTGAAGCCGATCCCCGGGACCAGCAAGCCGGAGGGGGCGCTGCATGCGCTCCAGGCGGGTGTGCCGGTCCTGATCGGCCAGCTCGCGGTGACGCCGGTCGAGGTCCCGCACGGCCGCGCCCGCGTCTTCGGGTATCGGATCGGTCCCCTCGCGTACGTCACCGACGCGAAGGATCTCCCCGCCGAGGCGATCGAGGTCCTGCGCGGCGCGGAGGTGCTCGTGCTGAATGCGCTCTTCCGCCGTCCGCATCCGACGCACCTGTCGGTGAGCGAGGCGGTCGCGGCCGCGCGGCGCGTGGGCGCGGCGCGGACCTACCTGATCCACCTGACGCACGAGACGGCGCACGCCGACCTCGAGGCCGAACTCCCCCCCGACATCCGGCCCGCGTACGACGGGCTGACCGTGGAGATCCCTGACGCATGA
- a CDS encoding response regulator — MTSPAQFNEAIAKLREKFAATAGNTVQAFSALADQLQRMPTAPEVVDALRRELHRIHGTAGSYGFHEVSRLAAALELVASRWQADPSRDRDRRAAIVRQFSRSLAVAFQGPSESAEGSFTHRVLLVDVDDELAAPLVAEAVHRGHAVERATSGNIETILDQYLPEVVICAGRDLPTLPEGVPVVMLGHMEAPSAGGRVRILDPGAEASEVMRIAESLAAQTGLAGASLYVVDDDAAMLELLRRVGESEGMFVRTATSAADLLAQLVADPPAMLLLDASMSGVDGIAAARAVRADRRFADLPILILSASTDSALRAAAFAAGADDFQNKPVVAVELSRRIARLLEVRRQRQIARGIHPATSLWLPERTVRVFDEAITLASQEGRAISLAVLRPRQAPGGMRGSALWHREATLVAGALAVDGVRCGFIDETALAALLPMGAEAAMARLEGFAEAAEGETVAWCAGVVEQTAEAERSARTLVHLAEEAWQLARDSGERLHRWDTADSGIAPDVVVVEDDPALADLLGYALASRGLTHQIYRKGPEALAGLLALKVHERRPVVLMDIDLPGLDGFSLFERLRIDRPRDFRVVFISVHASEGDQLRALRAGALDYIVKPVSLRVLMAKIAVWRDQDGPD; from the coding sequence GTGACGTCGCCCGCGCAGTTCAACGAAGCCATCGCGAAGCTGCGCGAGAAGTTCGCTGCCACCGCGGGCAACACGGTGCAGGCGTTCTCGGCGTTGGCCGACCAGCTCCAGCGCATGCCGACGGCACCGGAAGTGGTCGATGCGCTGCGACGGGAACTGCATCGCATCCACGGGACGGCCGGCAGCTATGGCTTCCACGAGGTGAGTCGTCTGGCCGCGGCGCTCGAGCTGGTCGCGAGTCGCTGGCAGGCGGACCCGTCGCGCGACCGCGACCGCCGGGCGGCGATCGTACGGCAGTTCTCGCGGTCGCTCGCGGTGGCGTTCCAGGGGCCGAGCGAGAGTGCCGAAGGGTCGTTCACGCATCGTGTGCTGCTCGTGGACGTGGACGACGAGCTCGCGGCGCCACTCGTCGCCGAAGCGGTGCATCGCGGGCACGCCGTGGAGCGCGCGACCTCGGGGAACATCGAAACGATCCTCGATCAGTATCTCCCCGAGGTCGTCATCTGCGCGGGACGCGACCTGCCGACGCTGCCGGAAGGCGTGCCGGTGGTGATGCTCGGGCACATGGAGGCGCCCTCCGCCGGCGGGCGGGTGCGCATCCTCGATCCCGGGGCGGAAGCGAGCGAGGTGATGCGCATCGCCGAGTCGCTCGCGGCGCAGACCGGCCTGGCGGGCGCGAGCCTGTACGTGGTGGACGATGATGCGGCGATGCTCGAGCTGCTGCGGCGCGTCGGGGAGTCGGAGGGGATGTTCGTCCGCACTGCGACGTCGGCCGCCGATCTGCTCGCGCAGCTCGTCGCCGATCCGCCCGCGATGCTGCTTCTCGATGCGAGCATGTCGGGCGTGGACGGGATCGCCGCGGCGAGGGCCGTGCGCGCGGATCGGCGGTTCGCCGACCTGCCGATCCTCATCCTGTCGGCGTCTACCGATTCGGCGTTGCGTGCGGCGGCCTTCGCGGCCGGCGCGGACGATTTCCAGAACAAGCCGGTCGTCGCGGTCGAGCTCTCGCGCCGCATCGCCCGGTTGCTCGAGGTGCGGCGCCAGCGCCAGATCGCGCGCGGCATCCATCCGGCGACCTCGCTCTGGCTGCCGGAGCGGACCGTCCGCGTGTTCGACGAGGCAATCACGCTCGCCTCGCAGGAGGGACGCGCCATCTCGCTCGCCGTGCTCCGCCCGCGGCAGGCGCCGGGCGGGATGCGCGGGTCCGCGCTCTGGCACCGCGAGGCGACGCTGGTCGCCGGTGCGCTCGCCGTCGACGGGGTGCGCTGCGGCTTCATCGACGAGACGGCGCTCGCCGCGCTCCTGCCGATGGGCGCCGAAGCGGCGATGGCGAGGCTCGAAGGGTTCGCCGAGGCGGCGGAGGGCGAGACGGTCGCGTGGTGCGCGGGCGTCGTGGAGCAGACGGCCGAGGCCGAGCGGAGCGCGCGCACCCTCGTGCACCTCGCGGAAGAAGCGTGGCAGCTGGCGCGCGACTCGGGGGAGCGCCTGCACCGCTGGGACACTGCCGACTCGGGGATCGCGCCCGACGTGGTGGTGGTCGAGGACGATCCCGCGCTCGCCGACCTGCTCGGCTACGCGCTGGCGAGCCGCGGGCTCACGCACCAGATCTACCGCAAGGGACCGGAGGCGCTGGCGGGTCTGCTCGCGCTCAAGGTGCATGAGCGACGGCCGGTGGTGCTGATGGACATCGACCTGCCTGGGCTCGACGGCTTCTCCCTCTTCGAGCGTCTGCGCATCGACCGGCCGCGCGACTTCCGGGTGGTGTTCATCTCCGTGCACGCGTCGGAGGGCGACCAGTTGCGCGCGCTGCGCGCCGGCGCACTCGACTACATCGTGAAGCCCGTGAGCCTGCGCGTGCTGATGGCGAAGATCGCCGTCTGGCGCGACCAGGACGGGCCGGACTGA
- a CDS encoding HEAT repeat domain-containing protein: protein MAVLIAGTVALLQVIFLALLLAFLIVRRAYDRRQRAAFEVGKGELAAPLRAWLVAGAHADPVVAALRAMPGGTAVGYLALLARQTIPQANRDELAVALRGEAWLDKALRQAHSRWWWRRLEAARALSIMAETQHRDVVLKLFFDEHPAVQVAAAGALPHVADPFVIGKVLDRLDGLPKVVRHYVTAVLQRSRSLVGPALAARIERGSHFAPLAAWIELAEAIADPDTVAASLTRLEHPSVAVRRAIAKALRRYPSQATEAALVQLLADKDATVRAAAARTLGELGSRGAVPALARMLSDGVWMVRVRAAVSLAQLGERGRAALRVARAGEDRFARDMATMVTGLTEGAILEMGDA from the coding sequence ATGGCGGTCCTGATCGCGGGCACGGTGGCGCTGCTGCAGGTGATCTTCCTCGCGCTGTTGCTCGCCTTCCTGATCGTGCGTCGCGCCTACGATCGGCGGCAGCGGGCGGCATTCGAGGTGGGGAAGGGCGAGCTCGCGGCGCCGCTCCGCGCCTGGCTCGTGGCGGGCGCGCACGCGGACCCGGTGGTGGCGGCGCTGCGCGCGATGCCCGGCGGGACGGCGGTGGGCTATCTCGCGCTGCTCGCGCGGCAGACGATCCCGCAGGCGAATCGCGACGAGCTCGCGGTGGCGCTCCGTGGCGAGGCCTGGCTCGACAAGGCGTTGCGCCAGGCCCACTCGCGCTGGTGGTGGCGGCGGCTCGAGGCGGCCCGCGCGCTCTCCATCATGGCCGAGACGCAGCATCGCGATGTCGTGCTCAAGCTCTTCTTCGACGAGCACCCCGCGGTGCAGGTGGCGGCCGCCGGCGCGTTGCCGCACGTCGCCGACCCGTTCGTGATCGGCAAGGTGCTCGACCGGCTCGACGGCCTGCCCAAGGTGGTACGGCACTACGTGACCGCGGTGCTGCAGCGGTCGCGCTCGCTCGTGGGGCCGGCGCTCGCGGCGCGCATCGAGCGCGGCAGTCACTTCGCGCCGCTCGCGGCCTGGATCGAGCTCGCCGAGGCGATCGCGGACCCGGACACGGTGGCGGCGTCGCTCACGCGACTCGAGCATCCGTCGGTCGCGGTGCGCCGCGCGATCGCGAAGGCGCTGCGGCGCTATCCGAGCCAGGCCACCGAGGCCGCGCTCGTGCAACTGCTCGCGGACAAGGACGCGACGGTGCGCGCCGCGGCCGCGCGCACGCTCGGGGAGCTCGGGAGCCGCGGCGCGGTGCCCGCGCTGGCGCGGATGCTCAGCGACGGCGTCTGGATGGTGCGCGTGCGAGCAGCGGTGTCGCTCGCGCAGCTGGGGGAGCGGGGCCGCGCCGCCCTTCGCGTCGCGCGTGCGGGCGAGGACCGCTTCGCGCGCGACATGGCGACGATGGTCACCGGCCTGACCGAGGGCGCGATCCTCGAGATGGGGGACGCCTGA
- a CDS encoding glycosyltransferase, with protein MQRLLATEALPPLSLLVPAHNEEVTVGSSLLSFLTLEYPHLEVVVINDGSVDATMAVLMKEFDLYQVPPAFAIAVPTAPVRAYYRSRLHSRLLVIDKENGGKADALNAGMNAARHPFVVAVDADTIIEPDALLRLARPFLLNPNVAAVGGTIRVANNCTVEFGRVTDARVDPRWLPGCQVVEYLRAFLFGRMGLNALGANLIISGAFGLFRKEYLRAIGGYRTGNVTEDMDLVVRLHRWLREKKIDAQLPFVPDPVAWTEVPATVRVLARQRERWHRGLIATLWEHRVMLLNPKYGRIGMIAMPFYVFGEMLAPAVEVFGVLALGLGIAIGAVDAQFAFLFLGVAIGYGMLLSLWAIVLEELSFRRYRRRRDFFRLLGFAIIEGIGYRQLTVLFRMLGYFRFFRGVETWGRMPREGIGRAG; from the coding sequence CTGCAGCGCCTGCTCGCGACCGAGGCGTTGCCCCCGCTCAGCCTGCTCGTGCCGGCGCACAACGAGGAGGTCACCGTCGGGTCGAGCCTCCTCTCGTTCCTCACGCTCGAGTATCCGCACCTCGAGGTCGTCGTGATCAACGACGGCTCGGTCGATGCGACGATGGCCGTCCTCATGAAGGAGTTCGACCTCTACCAGGTGCCGCCGGCCTTCGCGATCGCGGTGCCGACCGCGCCGGTGCGGGCCTACTACCGCTCGCGGCTCCACTCGCGGCTGCTCGTCATCGACAAGGAGAACGGCGGCAAGGCGGACGCGCTCAATGCGGGCATGAACGCGGCGCGGCACCCCTTCGTCGTCGCGGTCGATGCCGACACGATCATCGAGCCCGACGCGCTGCTGCGCCTTGCGCGCCCCTTCCTGCTCAACCCCAACGTCGCCGCTGTCGGCGGGACGATCCGCGTCGCGAACAACTGCACGGTGGAGTTCGGGCGCGTGACCGATGCGCGCGTCGATCCCCGCTGGCTCCCCGGCTGCCAGGTGGTGGAGTACCTCCGCGCCTTCCTGTTCGGCCGCATGGGGCTCAACGCGCTCGGTGCGAACCTCATCATCTCCGGCGCCTTCGGCCTCTTCCGCAAGGAGTACCTGCGCGCGATCGGCGGCTACCGCACCGGCAACGTGACCGAGGACATGGACCTCGTCGTCCGGCTGCACCGGTGGCTCCGCGAGAAGAAGATCGACGCGCAGCTCCCGTTCGTGCCCGACCCGGTCGCGTGGACCGAGGTCCCCGCGACCGTGCGCGTCCTCGCGCGCCAGCGCGAACGGTGGCATCGCGGGCTCATCGCGACCCTCTGGGAGCACCGCGTGATGCTCCTCAACCCGAAGTACGGGCGCATCGGGATGATCGCGATGCCGTTCTACGTCTTCGGCGAGATGCTCGCGCCCGCGGTCGAGGTGTTCGGCGTGCTCGCGCTCGGCCTCGGCATCGCGATCGGGGCGGTCGACGCGCAGTTCGCGTTCCTCTTCCTCGGCGTCGCCATCGGCTACGGCATGCTGCTCTCGCTCTGGGCGATCGTGCTCGAGGAGCTGAGCTTCCGGCGCTACCGCCGGCGGCGCGACTTCTTCCGGCTCCTCGGCTTCGCGATCATCGAGGGGATCGGCTACCGGCAGCTCACGGTGCTCTTCCGGATGCTCGGGTACTTCCGCTTCTTCCGCGGCGTGGAGACCTGGGGACGCATGCCGCGCGAGGGGATCGGGCGCGCCGGCTGA
- a CDS encoding glucose-6-phosphate isomerase (catalyzes the formation of D-fructose 6-phosphate from D-glucose 6-phosphate) encodes MTIQLDVSGMLARAVPHGASPDRITSLAPRLAAAHAGLMADVAKGILGFREFEAQAAERARMQAWAAAHREGLEDVVVLGIGGSALGAVALRTALLPRDWNARTKAQRGGRPRLHVLDNVDPRSVRGLLELVDLPRTRFLVISKSGSTAETMSQYVLIRERLAAAGIAAKDALAFVTDPAKGVLRPIANAEGIPAFEIPPNVGGRFSVLTPVGTLPAALLGLDVDALIAGATAMRDRCANDRFRDNPALAFAALQWRAHLEAGQGMHVLMPYSDAFRDLAPWFVQLWAESLGKRTGDGRHVGPTPIVAVGATDQHAQVQLFMEGPADKTVTFLDVEEPEGGELLIPRDGPAELAYLGGHGFAELLRAECRATAGALATMGRPTMTLKVTRADAWHLGGLFMLFELATIYAGQLYEVDPLDQPGVELGKQLTYYQFGHPAWQKMQATWDALPPADPDWVL; translated from the coding sequence ATGACCATCCAGCTCGACGTCTCCGGCATGCTCGCGCGCGCCGTGCCGCACGGCGCCTCGCCCGATCGCATCACGTCCCTCGCCCCCCGGCTCGCCGCCGCGCACGCGGGTCTGATGGCGGACGTCGCGAAGGGCATCCTGGGGTTCCGCGAGTTCGAGGCCCAGGCGGCGGAGCGTGCCCGGATGCAGGCGTGGGCCGCCGCCCACCGCGAGGGGCTCGAGGATGTCGTCGTGCTCGGCATCGGCGGGTCGGCCCTCGGTGCCGTCGCGCTCCGCACCGCGCTCCTCCCGCGTGACTGGAACGCGCGCACCAAGGCGCAGCGCGGCGGACGGCCGCGCCTCCATGTGCTCGACAACGTGGACCCGCGTTCGGTGCGCGGGCTGCTCGAACTCGTCGACCTCCCGCGCACGCGCTTCCTCGTGATCTCCAAGTCGGGGAGCACCGCCGAGACGATGTCGCAGTACGTGCTCATCCGCGAGCGGCTCGCCGCGGCGGGGATCGCCGCGAAGGATGCGCTCGCATTCGTGACCGACCCTGCCAAGGGGGTGCTGCGCCCTATCGCGAACGCGGAGGGGATCCCGGCGTTCGAGATCCCGCCGAACGTCGGCGGACGCTTCTCCGTGCTGACCCCCGTCGGCACGCTCCCGGCGGCATTGCTCGGCCTCGACGTCGATGCGCTCATCGCCGGCGCGACCGCGATGCGCGATCGTTGCGCGAACGACCGATTCCGTGACAACCCTGCGCTGGCCTTCGCCGCGCTCCAGTGGCGCGCGCACCTCGAGGCCGGACAGGGGATGCACGTGCTGATGCCGTATTCGGACGCCTTCCGCGATCTGGCCCCTTGGTTCGTGCAGCTCTGGGCCGAGTCGCTGGGCAAGCGCACCGGGGATGGCCGGCACGTCGGCCCGACGCCGATCGTCGCGGTCGGCGCGACCGATCAGCATGCGCAGGTGCAGCTGTTCATGGAGGGGCCGGCGGACAAGACGGTGACGTTCCTCGACGTCGAGGAGCCGGAGGGCGGAGAGCTGCTCATCCCGCGGGACGGGCCGGCCGAGCTGGCCTATCTCGGGGGGCACGGCTTCGCCGAACTGCTCCGCGCGGAATGCCGGGCGACGGCCGGTGCGCTCGCCACGATGGGGCGCCCGACGATGACGCTGAAGGTCACCCGCGCCGACGCCTGGCATCTGGGCGGCCTCTTCATGCTGTTCGAGCTCGCGACGATCTACGCGGGCCAGCTCTACGAGGTCGATCCGCTCGACCAGCCCGGCGTCGAACTCGGCAAGCAGCTCACGTACTACCAGTTCGGACATCCCGCGTGGCAGAAGATGCAGGCCACGTGGGACGCGCTCCCGCCCGCCGACCCCGATTGGGTGCTCTAG